In Microbacterium sp. SLBN-146, one genomic interval encodes:
- a CDS encoding S-ribosylhomocysteine lyase, giving the protein MAEIESFTLDHTAVLAPYVRRIGVEHGPSGGTITNFDVRFVQPNAGEIPSSGIHTLEHMLAGLLRDRIDGVIDISPFGCRTGFHLLMWGEPSVADVVDALNGSLRFIAEEAVEADIPGVSALECGNYRDHSLHSAREWAKVVLDQGISLDAYQRVGV; this is encoded by the coding sequence ATGGCCGAGATCGAGAGCTTCACCCTGGACCACACCGCCGTGCTGGCCCCCTACGTCCGGCGCATCGGTGTCGAGCACGGACCCTCCGGCGGCACGATCACCAACTTCGACGTGCGGTTCGTGCAGCCCAACGCCGGTGAGATCCCGAGCTCCGGCATCCACACGCTCGAGCACATGCTCGCGGGGCTCCTCCGCGACCGCATCGACGGCGTCATCGACATCTCGCCCTTCGGATGCCGCACGGGCTTCCACCTGCTGATGTGGGGCGAGCCGTCGGTCGCCGACGTCGTCGACGCGCTGAACGGCTCGCTGCGCTTCATCGCGGAGGAAGCCGTCGAGGCCGACATCCCGGGAGTCTCGGCGCTCGAGTGCGGCAACTACCGCGACCACTCCCTCCACTCCGCCCGCGAGTGGGCCAAGGTCGTGCTCGACCAGGGCATCAGCCTCGACGCCTACCAGCGCGTCGGCGTCTAG